One part of the Raphanus sativus cultivar WK10039 chromosome 7, ASM80110v3, whole genome shotgun sequence genome encodes these proteins:
- the LOC108814486 gene encoding LOW QUALITY PROTEIN: mediator of RNA polymerase II transcription subunit 7b (The sequence of the model RefSeq protein was modified relative to this genomic sequence to represent the inferred CDS: deleted 2 bases in 1 codon), with protein sequence MATATYLPPPFYKDHSENRSYVPEPPSSIEGTYVCFGGNYIVTVHSLTFHLIKFSEDVLPNLEEQGVVPQIYPKDSNVDYKKELRSLNRELQLHVLELADVLVERPSQYAKRIGDISSIFKNLHHLLDSLRPQQARATLIHIMELQFQQRKQAVEDIKRRREVQRLLKDAFITLDGQ encoded by the exons ATGGCTACAGCTACATATCTGCCTCCTCCGTTTTACAAAGATCACTCTGAAAACCGTAGTTATGTTCCTGAACCTCCGTCTTCTATTGAAGGAACCTACGTTTGTTTCGGTGGAAATTATATTGTGACGGTTCACTCTTTAACATTTCATCTTATCAAATTTTCAGAGGATGTTCTTCCAAACTTAGAAGAGCAAGGAGTG GTGCCACAGATTTATCCCAAAGATTCAAACGTTG ATTACAAGAAGGAACTCCGGTCTCTGAATAGAGAGCTACAACTACATGTATTAGAGCTTGCTGATGTTCTCGTTGAGAGGCCTTCTCAATATGCAAAGAGAATTGGTGACATCTCTTCAATCTTCAAGAACTTGCATCACCTTCTCGATTCACTGAGGCCTCAACAG GCGAGAGCAACGCTTATTCACATTATGGAACTTCAGTTTCAACAGCGGAAGCAAGCTGTGGAGGACATTAAAAG GAGGAGAGAAGTACAGCGACTTCTAAAGGATGCTTTCATCACTTTAGATGGACAATAG
- the LOC108814485 gene encoding protein S40-4 encodes MASRKHFFGKPKHIYPQPEPVMSENDKNVFEFDESDIHSLGYHQKPSPPSEAKRSISISRLRRKPAKVADSSGFDSRKTTKTGSLPVNIPDWSKILKSEYRSHVTIPGDDSDEDEEDGDEINDGTTTGGRRMIPPHEYLARRRGSSFTVDEGFGGTAKGRDLRRLRNAIWEKIGFQD; translated from the coding sequence ATGGCCTCAAGGAAACATTTTTTTGGCAAGCCTAAACACATCTATCCACAACCAGAACCAGTTATGTCTGAAAACGACAAGAATGTCTTTGAATTCGACGAATCCGATATTCACAGTTTAGGCTATCATCAGAAGCCGAGTCCTCCATCTGAAGCGAAGAGATCGATATCAATCTCGCGACTGCGGAGAAAACCGGCGAAAGTCGCAGATTCCTCCGGTTTCGATAGCCGGAAAACGACAAAGACCGGTTCGCTTCCGGTTAACATCCCGGATTGGTCGAAGATTCTCAAGAGTGAGTATAGGAGCCATGTGACGATACCAGGCGACGACAGTGACGAAGATGAGGAGGATGGCGATGAGATCAACGACGGTACGACGACGGGAGGAAGACGAATGATTCCGCCGCACGAATATTTAGCGCGGCGGAGAGGATCTTCGTTCACGGTGGACGAGGGGTTTGGTGGAACGGCCAAGGGGAGAGATCTAAGGCGTTTGAGGAACGCGATTTGGGAGAAGATTGGGTTTCAGGATTAA